A portion of the Rhodanobacter sp. AS-Z3 genome contains these proteins:
- a CDS encoding DUF998 domain-containing protein, protein MRVITALDAHHRSAAPCLLFVCAGISLCVTAVAHSNLAEHTPTLEGFVHGLAAQAAFLCVTVAMLLQSWWLRTDPRWRARFPLAFALALTSFVALWVDVLWHGMPRGLEQRVVIALILEWLLLATLWLRRHRAA, encoded by the coding sequence GTGCGGGTTATTACCGCGCTCGATGCACACCATCGCAGTGCGGCGCCGTGCCTGTTGTTCGTTTGCGCCGGCATCAGCTTGTGCGTGACAGCGGTAGCGCACAGCAATTTGGCCGAACACACACCGACCCTGGAAGGCTTCGTGCACGGGCTGGCGGCGCAAGCCGCCTTTCTATGCGTCACCGTGGCGATGCTGCTGCAGTCGTGGTGGCTGCGCACCGACCCGCGTTGGCGAGCACGCTTTCCATTGGCCTTCGCCTTAGCACTGACCAGCTTCGTGGCGCTATGGGTCGACGTGCTGTGGCATGGCATGCCGCGTGGGCTGGAACAACGCGTGGTGATCGCGCTGATCCTCGAGTGGCTGCTGCTCGCGACCTTGTGGCTTCGTCGTCATCGTGCGGCGTAG
- the eda gene encoding bifunctional 4-hydroxy-2-oxoglutarate aldolase/2-dehydro-3-deoxy-phosphogluconate aldolase, protein MTTIEHKQQQIEATMRLAPVIPVVVIHDARLAVSMARALVAGGTPAIEVTLRTPAALDAIRAIAAEVEGAMIGVGTVLTAKDLDAAHKAGARFAVSPGISPRLLDAADDSELPLLPGVATASEAMALLERGYRHLKFFPAVPAGGHKLLGAWASPLPQICFCPTGGISLASAPDFLQLPNVICVGGSWLTPPDKLAAGDWAGIELLAREAAGLS, encoded by the coding sequence ATGACCACCATCGAACACAAGCAGCAGCAGATCGAAGCCACCATGCGTCTGGCGCCGGTGATTCCGGTGGTGGTGATCCACGATGCCAGGCTGGCGGTGTCGATGGCGCGCGCGCTGGTAGCCGGTGGCACGCCAGCGATTGAAGTGACCTTGCGCACGCCGGCCGCGCTGGACGCGATTCGCGCGATTGCCGCCGAAGTGGAAGGCGCGATGATCGGCGTGGGCACCGTGCTTACGGCGAAGGACCTGGATGCCGCGCACAAGGCCGGCGCCCGCTTCGCCGTATCGCCCGGCATCTCGCCACGCCTGCTCGACGCAGCCGACGACAGTGAGCTGCCACTGCTGCCCGGCGTGGCCACCGCCAGTGAGGCGATGGCCTTGCTCGAACGCGGCTATCGCCACCTGAAATTCTTTCCGGCGGTACCGGCTGGTGGTCACAAACTGCTCGGCGCCTGGGCCAGCCCGCTGCCGCAGATCTGCTTCTGCCCCACCGGCGGCATCAGCCTGGCCAGCGCACCGGACTTTCTGCAACTGCCGAACGTGATCTGCGTCGGCGGCTCGTGGCTCACGCCGCCAGACAAGCTCGCTGCAGGCGACTGGGCCGGTATCGAATTGCTGGCGCGTGAGGCGGCCGGATTGTCCTGA
- the nagA gene encoding N-acetylglucosamine-6-phosphate deacetylase → MIQSLANARVLTPDGWRDDLAVLLDGEIIVDLLPPSDPRVREANQHDLGGAMLLPGFIDVQVNGGGGVLFNEAPTVETLRRIGTAHRRFGTTGFLPTLISDDRAVIRAALQAVEQALREGVPGVLGIHLEGPYLAPARKGVHDAKFFHVPDADEIALLCAPHAGVRLITLAPDRVPLASIGALVDAGVIVCAGHTAADYVTTRAALDAGVRGFTHLFNAMTPFGSREPGVVGAALEDAGSWCGLIVDGHHVHPASLRVAIAAKPRGKMLLVTDAMPPVGADSPDYVLNGETITAKDGICQTASGILAGSALDMAGAVRNAVQLLGLPLDEAVRMASTYPAEFLGLGQSHGRIAPGYRADLLVMDDEYRIRQSWIGGR, encoded by the coding sequence ATGATCCAGTCACTTGCCAACGCCCGCGTCCTCACCCCCGACGGCTGGCGCGACGACCTCGCCGTATTGCTCGATGGCGAGATCATCGTCGACTTGTTGCCGCCATCCGACCCGCGTGTACGCGAAGCGAATCAACATGATCTCGGCGGCGCGATGCTGTTGCCCGGCTTCATCGATGTGCAGGTCAATGGCGGTGGCGGCGTGTTGTTCAACGAAGCGCCCACGGTGGAGACCTTGCGGCGCATCGGTACGGCGCATCGTCGTTTCGGCACGACCGGCTTTCTGCCGACCCTGATCAGCGATGACCGCGCGGTGATACGCGCGGCGCTGCAGGCAGTGGAGCAGGCGCTACGCGAAGGCGTGCCGGGCGTGCTGGGCATTCACCTGGAAGGCCCGTACCTCGCGCCGGCGCGCAAAGGCGTGCATGACGCGAAGTTTTTCCATGTTCCGGACGCCGACGAGATCGCACTGCTGTGCGCACCGCATGCCGGCGTGCGCTTGATCACCCTGGCACCCGATCGGGTGCCGCTGGCCAGCATCGGTGCGCTGGTCGATGCGGGCGTGATCGTCTGCGCCGGTCATACCGCCGCCGACTACGTGACCACGCGCGCCGCACTGGACGCCGGCGTGCGCGGCTTCACCCATTTGTTCAATGCAATGACCCCGTTTGGCAGTCGCGAACCCGGCGTGGTCGGTGCGGCATTGGAAGATGCCGGCAGCTGGTGCGGTCTCATCGTCGATGGCCACCATGTGCATCCGGCCAGCCTGCGCGTGGCGATCGCCGCGAAACCACGCGGCAAAATGTTGCTGGTCACTGACGCCATGCCACCCGTCGGCGCGGATAGCCCGGACTACGTGTTGAACGGCGAAACCATCACCGCCAAAGACGGCATCTGTCAGACCGCCAGCGGCATACTCGCCGGTTCGGCGCTGGATATGGCCGGCGCCGTGCGCAACGCCGTGCAACTGCTCGGTCTGCCACTGGACGAAGCGGTGCGCATGGCCAGCACCTATCCGGCGGAGTTCCTCGGTCTGGGGCAAAGCCATGGCCGCATTGCGCCAGGGTATCGCGCCGACCTGCTGGTGATGGATGACGAATATCGTATCCGGCAGAGCTGGATCGGCGGCCGCTGA
- the pgl gene encoding 6-phosphogluconolactonase translates to MTPSLNVTTHSFTDCNAQAAALAERIADRLRAALNERGHATLAVSGGSTPKNLFERLSRETLDWGRVQITLVDERWVPETDERSNARLVQSLLLQHAAANATFVPLYTGDATPEAGLATADARIAALALPFDAVVLGMGDDGHTASFFPGGDHLAEALDLDRSARVLPMHAEGAGEPRITLTLATLLETRSLYLLVSGAKKRDLLADARLGLGAARDYPVRAVLTQQRVPVAVYWCP, encoded by the coding sequence ATGACCCCATCACTGAACGTCACCACCCATAGTTTCACCGACTGCAACGCGCAGGCTGCCGCCCTCGCTGAACGTATTGCCGATCGGCTACGTGCAGCGCTGAACGAACGCGGCCATGCCACGCTGGCGGTGTCTGGTGGCAGCACGCCGAAGAATCTGTTCGAGCGACTGTCGCGCGAGACACTGGACTGGGGTCGCGTGCAGATCACCCTGGTCGACGAGCGCTGGGTGCCCGAAACCGATGAGCGCTCCAACGCGCGACTGGTGCAGTCGCTATTGCTGCAACACGCCGCTGCCAACGCAACGTTTGTCCCGCTATACACCGGCGACGCTACGCCGGAAGCCGGGCTGGCCACCGCGGATGCGCGCATCGCTGCGCTGGCATTGCCGTTCGATGCGGTGGTGCTCGGCATGGGCGACGATGGCCACACTGCGTCGTTCTTTCCCGGCGGCGACCATCTTGCCGAAGCACTTGATCTGGACCGATCGGCCCGCGTGCTGCCGATGCATGCCGAAGGTGCCGGCGAGCCGCGCATCACGCTGACCCTGGCCACCTTGCTGGAAACCCGCTCGCTGTACTTGCTGGTTTCCGGCGCGAAGAAACGCGACCTGCTCGCCGATGCGCGCCTTGGCCTTGGTGCCGCGCGCGACTACCCCGTGCGTGCCGTGCTGACCCAGCAACGCGTGCCGGTGGCGGTGTACTGGTGTCCTTGA
- a CDS encoding SIS domain-containing protein, with the protein MAARDTLMYTEAHESAAVVARQFAANETVVSALAHALRTAPPRFIITCARGSSDHAAAYAKYVFETRLGLATASASPSVTSVYAAAQQWQGALFIAISQSGKSPDLLRTAEAAKRGGARVVALVNVEDSPLAALADTVIPLHAGPERSVAATKSYIAALAAVLHLCARWLDDPELSEALKVLPEALRANWDADWSALTDGLLKAHNLFVVGRGYGLGIALEAALKFKETCGLHAEAFSAAEVKHGPMALVGPDFPVLCFAQDDDTLESTLAVAREFRGRGAQVFVAAPGQHGEGTLPVAAGVPAMLTPLLIIQSFYRAASELSLRRGFNPDVPPHLNKVTETV; encoded by the coding sequence ATGGCCGCCCGCGACACCTTGATGTACACCGAAGCGCACGAATCAGCGGCGGTGGTTGCACGGCAGTTCGCCGCCAATGAAACCGTAGTTTCCGCGCTGGCGCATGCGCTGCGGACGGCGCCACCGCGCTTCATCATCACCTGCGCGCGTGGCAGTTCGGATCACGCAGCGGCGTATGCGAAGTACGTTTTCGAAACCCGGCTGGGTCTCGCCACCGCCTCCGCATCGCCGTCGGTAACTTCGGTATACGCCGCCGCGCAGCAATGGCAGGGTGCGTTGTTCATCGCCATCTCGCAGTCGGGCAAAAGCCCCGACCTGTTGCGTACCGCCGAGGCAGCGAAGCGCGGCGGTGCCCGCGTGGTGGCGCTGGTGAATGTCGAGGATTCGCCACTGGCGGCGCTGGCCGATACGGTGATTCCACTGCATGCCGGCCCCGAGCGCAGCGTGGCTGCGACCAAGAGCTACATCGCTGCGCTGGCTGCCGTGCTGCATTTGTGTGCGCGCTGGCTTGATGATCCTGAACTGAGTGAAGCGCTGAAGGTGCTGCCGGAGGCCTTGCGCGCGAACTGGGACGCCGACTGGTCAGCGCTGACGGACGGTCTGCTCAAGGCCCACAACCTGTTCGTTGTCGGGCGTGGTTACGGCCTCGGCATCGCGCTGGAGGCGGCGTTGAAGTTCAAGGAAACCTGCGGCCTGCACGCCGAGGCATTCAGTGCCGCCGAGGTGAAGCACGGGCCGATGGCCCTGGTGGGTCCGGACTTCCCGGTGTTGTGCTTTGCGCAGGACGACGACACCCTGGAAAGCACGCTGGCGGTGGCGCGTGAATTCCGTGGTCGCGGCGCTCAGGTTTTCGTGGCCGCGCCAGGTCAGCACGGTGAAGGTACTTTGCCGGTGGCCGCGGGAGTGCCCGCGATGCTGACCCCGTTGCTGATCATCCAGAGTTTCTATCGCGCGGCCAGTGAACTGTCGCTGCGTCGCGGTTTCAATCCCGACGTGCCACCGCATTTGAACAAGGTCACCGAGACAGTTTGA
- a CDS encoding TlpA disulfide reductase family protein, with the protein MNLGPLALSSGLLALLFGVIAGLATAGFLHRRGYPDVSNPLFLILVLGLLASRAAFVAGWWPQYVQQPLSILNVRDHGFDPLAGALGVIVLALLIGWRRPTLRRPLAAGVTVGIAAAAFAGLLAIKLTAQAQLPLPALVVNDLEGHDIPVATLRGQPTVINLWATWCGPCRREMPVLAEAQRRLPQVRFVFADQGESGAAVQQFMKVQQLALEHVLIDANLQLSNYYNVRGYPTTLFIDAEGRLRDTHMGELSRATLAEHLQRIDVEAPSTALPTSAPR; encoded by the coding sequence GTGAATCTCGGACCACTCGCGCTTTCCTCCGGCCTGCTGGCGTTGTTGTTCGGCGTGATCGCCGGGCTCGCCACCGCCGGCTTCCTGCATCGTCGCGGCTATCCCGACGTGAGCAATCCGCTGTTCCTGATTCTCGTCCTCGGCCTGCTGGCGTCGCGTGCAGCCTTCGTAGCCGGCTGGTGGCCGCAGTATGTGCAGCAACCCTTGAGCATTTTGAATGTGCGCGACCACGGTTTCGATCCGCTCGCCGGCGCGCTCGGGGTTATCGTGCTCGCACTGCTGATTGGCTGGCGTCGGCCAACGCTGCGACGGCCGCTGGCTGCTGGTGTCACGGTTGGCATCGCGGCGGCAGCGTTCGCCGGCCTGCTGGCAATCAAACTGACCGCGCAGGCACAACTGCCGTTGCCGGCGCTGGTGGTGAATGATCTTGAAGGACACGACATCCCCGTCGCCACGCTGCGCGGCCAGCCCACCGTGATCAATCTATGGGCCACCTGGTGCGGACCGTGCCGGCGCGAGATGCCGGTGCTGGCCGAAGCGCAGCGCAGGCTGCCGCAGGTGCGCTTCGTGTTCGCTGACCAGGGCGAATCGGGGGCAGCGGTGCAGCAATTCATGAAGGTGCAGCAACTCGCGTTGGAGCACGTGCTGATCGACGCCAACCTGCAGTTATCGAATTACTACAACGTGCGCGGCTATCCCACTACGTTGTTCATCGATGCCGAGGGGCGACTGCGCGATACACACATGGGCGAGTTGTCGCGCGCGACGCTGGCCGAGCACCTGCAGCGGATCGATGTAGAGGCGCCATCGACTGCCCTGCCCACCTCCGCACCGCGCTGA
- the zwf gene encoding glucose-6-phosphate dehydrogenase: MTASTQSVDPFDLVIFGGTGDLALRKLLPALFHRFLDGQIPGSARIVGVAREPLDDASYRAHLREALIGICDARQLDVFLQQVFYRPLDARKDEGWDDFAELIGSQPEHIRVFYLSTSPELFVDICTRLGHYKLNEGASRVVLEKPIGRDIASANQINDAVGKVFSESQTFRIDHYLGKETVQNLLVLRFGNALFEPLWNAGHIDHVQITVAETLGVGHRGAYYDRAGALRDMVQNHMLQLLCMVAMEPPSSLAPDAVRDEKLKVLHSLKPIDASNAAQLTVRGQYRAGVADGASVPGYPEELGNNKSNTETFVALKAEIANWRWAGVPFYLRTGKRLPSRVSEIAVTFKPVPHSIFGSESGTLAQNRLVLRLQPDEGVKLWLTIKHPGPGGLRLRHVPLDMSFAEAFGVQQPDAYERLLLDVVRGNPTLFMRRDEVEAAWHWAGPILAAWADSNEPPRPYASGSWGPSAAVALIERDGRTWNEDSE; encoded by the coding sequence GTGACTGCTTCTACCCAATCGGTCGACCCGTTCGACCTGGTGATCTTCGGCGGCACCGGCGACCTTGCCCTGCGCAAGTTGCTGCCCGCATTGTTCCATCGTTTTCTGGACGGCCAGATTCCCGGCAGTGCCCGGATCGTCGGCGTGGCGCGCGAGCCACTGGATGACGCGAGCTATCGCGCCCATTTGCGCGAGGCACTGATCGGTATTTGCGATGCGCGCCAGCTCGACGTGTTCCTGCAGCAGGTGTTCTACCGTCCGCTGGACGCGCGGAAGGACGAAGGCTGGGACGATTTTGCGGAACTGATCGGCAGCCAGCCCGAGCACATTCGCGTGTTCTACCTGTCGACCTCGCCCGAACTCTTCGTCGATATCTGCACACGGCTAGGTCACTACAAGCTCAACGAAGGCGCCTCGCGCGTGGTGCTCGAGAAGCCGATCGGCCGCGACATCGCCAGCGCGAACCAGATCAACGACGCCGTCGGCAAGGTGTTCAGCGAATCGCAGACTTTCCGCATCGATCACTACCTCGGCAAGGAGACCGTGCAGAACCTGCTGGTACTGCGCTTCGGCAATGCCTTGTTCGAACCGCTGTGGAATGCCGGCCACATCGACCACGTACAGATCACCGTGGCTGAAACGCTCGGCGTCGGTCATCGCGGCGCGTACTACGACCGCGCCGGCGCACTGCGCGACATGGTGCAGAACCACATGTTGCAGTTGTTGTGCATGGTGGCGATGGAACCACCCTCATCACTGGCACCCGATGCGGTGCGCGATGAAAAATTGAAGGTGCTGCATTCGCTCAAGCCGATCGACGCCAGCAACGCTGCCCAGCTCACCGTGCGCGGACAGTACCGCGCCGGCGTGGCCGATGGCGCCAGCGTGCCGGGTTATCCGGAAGAACTGGGCAACAACAAATCGAATACGGAAACTTTCGTGGCGCTGAAAGCGGAGATCGCGAACTGGCGCTGGGCCGGCGTACCGTTCTACCTGCGCACCGGCAAGCGCCTGCCCAGCCGGGTGTCGGAAATCGCCGTGACCTTCAAACCGGTGCCGCATTCGATCTTCGGCAGCGAGTCCGGCACGCTGGCGCAGAACCGGCTGGTGCTGCGACTGCAGCCTGACGAAGGGGTTAAGTTGTGGCTGACCATCAAGCACCCCGGCCCCGGCGGCCTCCGCTTGCGCCACGTGCCGCTGGACATGAGCTTCGCCGAAGCGTTCGGCGTGCAGCAACCCGACGCTTACGAGCGCCTGCTGCTCGACGTGGTGCGTGGCAATCCCACCTTGTTCATGCGCCGCGACGAAGTGGAAGCGGCATGGCACTGGGCCGGCCCGATCCTCGCCGCGTGGGCTGACAGCAACGAGCCGCCGCGCCCGTATGCGTCCGGCAGCTGGGGTCCGAGCGCCGCAGTGGCGTTGATCGAACGCGATGGTCGCACCTGGAATGAAGACAGTGAGTGA
- the edd gene encoding phosphogluconate dehydratase, with product MTTLHPVVAEVTARIVERSRPTRTAYLARIDEACSQGVYRHRLGCANLAHAFAASSDADKAALRGKITPNVGIVTAYNDMLSAHQPYEPYPRQIREAARLVGAVAQVAGGVPAMCDGITQGRAGMELSLFSREVIAMATAISLSHDTYDAALMLGICDKIVPGLLIASLSFGHIPIIFVPSGPMPSGMSNDEKSKMRQLHAEGKATRDELLDAEAASYHAPGTCTFYGTANSNQMLMEIMGLHLPGASFVSPNTPLREALTRAAVYQAVGMTALGENYNPIGRVVDERTIVNGVIGLHATGGSTNQLLHLVAMARAGGIVLTLEDFDALSAAVPLLARVYPNGSADVNHFHQAGGMPFLIGSLLDAGLLHGDVRTVWGEGMAAYRRMPTLDESGKLVWNEVTHSSDLTVLRPANEPFRADGGVRVLKGNLGTSVIKVSSVPDDRMVVEAPAVIFHEQEELQAAFHRGELDRDFVAVVRFQGPKAIGMPELHKLTPPLAVLQARGYRVALVTDGRMSGASGKVPAAIHVTPEAIDAGPLGKLRDGDIVRLDAIAGTLEAKVDAAEWAARPQAHVDLSGHHVGMGRELFACLRNAVGAADAGVTVFGTHDRHHAADV from the coding sequence ATGACCACGTTGCACCCTGTCGTCGCCGAAGTCACCGCACGCATCGTCGAGCGCAGCCGCCCCACGCGCACGGCGTACCTCGCGCGCATCGACGAGGCGTGCAGCCAGGGTGTCTACCGTCACCGCCTGGGCTGCGCCAATCTCGCGCACGCTTTCGCCGCCAGCAGCGATGCCGACAAGGCGGCTTTGCGCGGCAAGATCACGCCGAACGTCGGCATCGTCACCGCGTACAACGACATGCTTTCGGCGCACCAGCCGTACGAACCGTATCCCCGGCAGATCCGCGAAGCCGCACGACTGGTGGGCGCGGTGGCCCAGGTCGCCGGTGGCGTGCCGGCGATGTGCGACGGCATCACCCAGGGTCGCGCCGGCATGGAGCTGTCGCTGTTCTCGCGCGAAGTGATCGCGATGGCGACGGCGATTTCGCTGTCGCACGACACTTACGACGCCGCGCTGATGCTCGGCATCTGCGACAAGATCGTGCCGGGCTTGCTGATCGCGTCGCTGAGCTTCGGCCATATCCCGATCATTTTCGTGCCGTCCGGCCCGATGCCCAGCGGCATGTCGAACGACGAGAAGTCCAAGATGCGGCAGCTCCACGCCGAGGGCAAGGCAACCCGCGACGAGTTGCTGGACGCCGAGGCCGCTTCCTACCACGCACCCGGCACCTGCACGTTCTACGGGACCGCGAACTCCAATCAGATGCTGATGGAGATCATGGGGCTGCATTTGCCGGGCGCCAGCTTCGTCAGCCCTAACACGCCGCTGCGCGAAGCGCTGACCCGCGCTGCCGTGTATCAGGCCGTGGGGATGACCGCGCTTGGCGAGAACTACAACCCGATTGGCCGTGTCGTCGACGAGCGCACCATCGTCAACGGGGTGATCGGCCTGCACGCCACCGGTGGTTCCACCAATCAGTTGCTGCATCTGGTGGCGATGGCACGCGCCGGCGGCATCGTGCTGACGCTGGAAGATTTCGATGCGTTGTCCGCCGCGGTGCCGCTGCTGGCGCGGGTGTATCCGAACGGTAGTGCCGACGTGAACCATTTCCATCAGGCCGGCGGCATGCCGTTCCTGATCGGCAGCCTGCTCGACGCCGGCCTGCTGCATGGCGATGTGCGTACGGTGTGGGGTGAGGGCATGGCCGCCTACCGTCGCATGCCGACGCTGGACGAGAGCGGCAAGCTGGTCTGGAACGAAGTCACCCACAGCAGCGACCTCACCGTGTTGCGTCCGGCGAACGAGCCGTTCCGCGCCGACGGTGGCGTGCGCGTGCTCAAGGGCAACCTGGGTACGTCCGTGATCAAGGTATCGTCGGTGCCGGACGACCGCATGGTGGTCGAAGCACCCGCCGTGATCTTCCACGAGCAGGAAGAGCTGCAAGCCGCGTTCCATCGCGGTGAGCTGGATCGCGACTTCGTGGCGGTGGTGCGCTTCCAGGGTCCCAAGGCGATCGGCATGCCCGAGCTGCACAAACTGACGCCGCCACTGGCCGTGCTGCAGGCGCGCGGCTATCGCGTGGCGCTGGTCACCGACGGACGCATGTCCGGCGCTTCCGGCAAGGTGCCGGCAGCGATTCACGTGACCCCCGAAGCGATTGACGCCGGCCCGCTGGGCAAACTGCGCGATGGTGACATCGTGCGGCTGGATGCGATTGCCGGCACGCTGGAAGCGAAGGTCGACGCCGCCGAATGGGCCGCACGCCCGCAGGCGCACGTTGATCTGTCCGGCCACCATGTTGGTATGGGCCGTGAATTGTTCGCCTGCCTGCGTAATGCCGTCGGTGCTGCCGATGCCGGTGTCACGGTGTTCGGCACCCACGACCGCCATCACGCAGCGGACGTCTGA
- a CDS encoding GntR family transcriptional regulator: MEIALANEYRRICEDPATHQPLAYLRLRRAIRNIVEHRDIEPGQALPSERDLSQILKLSRVTVRKAIAGLVEDGLLTQRHGAGTFIAERIVKPMSRLTSFTEDLRERGLRPRSEFFERVMGEVTPEESMAMNLSPGSLVVRLHRVRYGQDEPLAIERSVVPASVLPDPMLVHDSLYEALEKLGARPRRALQRLRAVSLNAQQARLLHVNVGSAGLNIERRSFLDDGSVVEFTTSWYRGDIYDFVAELHTD, from the coding sequence ATGGAAATTGCCCTGGCCAACGAATACCGCCGGATCTGTGAAGATCCTGCCACCCATCAGCCGCTGGCGTATTTGCGGCTGCGGCGGGCGATCCGCAACATCGTCGAGCACCGCGATATCGAGCCAGGTCAGGCGCTACCCAGCGAGCGTGATCTGTCACAGATCCTGAAGCTGTCGCGCGTCACCGTGCGCAAGGCAATCGCCGGGCTGGTCGAGGATGGTCTGCTGACCCAGCGCCATGGCGCCGGCACCTTCATTGCCGAGCGCATCGTCAAGCCGATGTCGCGCCTGACCAGCTTCACCGAGGATTTGCGTGAGCGCGGCCTGCGTCCGCGTTCGGAATTTTTCGAACGGGTGATGGGCGAGGTCACGCCGGAGGAATCGATGGCGATGAACTTGTCGCCCGGTTCGCTGGTGGTGCGCCTGCATCGCGTGCGTTACGGCCAGGACGAGCCGCTGGCGATCGAGCGCAGCGTGGTGCCGGCCAGCGTATTGCCCGATCCGATGCTGGTGCACGACTCGTTGTACGAAGCGCTGGAAAAACTCGGTGCCCGGCCACGCCGCGCGCTGCAACGCCTGCGTGCGGTATCGCTGAACGCACAGCAGGCGCGCTTGCTGCACGTCAACGTGGGCAGCGCCGGCTTGAACATCGAGCGACGCAGCTTTCTCGACGACGGAAGTGTGGTCGAGTTCACCACCTCCTGGTACCGCGGCGATATCTACGACTTCGTTGCCGAACTGCATACTGACTGA